Proteins co-encoded in one Camelus bactrianus isolate YW-2024 breed Bactrian camel chromosome 6, ASM4877302v1, whole genome shotgun sequence genomic window:
- the DUOX2 gene encoding dual oxidase 2 has translation MLRSRPEAPVLLGALLTALLDPAGGQDALSLTWEVQRYDGWFNNLRHHERGAAGSRLQRLVPANYADGVYQALEEPLLPNPRRLSDAAMRGTAGQPSRRNRTVLGVFFGYHVLSDLVSVEKPGCPAEFLNIHIPPGDPVFDPDQRGDVVLPFQRSRWDPETGQSPSNPRDLTNEVTGWLDGSAIYGSSHSWSDELRSFSGGRLASGPDPAFPRDAQDPRLMWTPPDPATGQRGPRGLYAFGAERGNREPFLQALGLLWFRYHNVWAQELARQHPLWGDEELFQHARKRVIATYQNIAMYEWLPSFLQQTPPAYTGYRRFLDPSISPEFLAASEQFFSTMVPPGVYMRNASCHFQMVKNEGFGSSQALRVCNSYWIRENPNLNDAQAVTQLLLGMASQISELEDHIVVEDLRDYWPGPAKFSRTDYVASSIQRGRDMGLPSYTQALEALGLKTPQNWSDLNPNVDPQVLEATAALYSQDLSRLELLPGGLLESHGDPGPLFKAIVLDQFVRLRDGDRYWFENTRNGLFSMDEIGKIRNTTLRDVLVAVTNVSSSVLQPNVFIWHEGAPCPQPQQLTTTDLPSCMPLTMIHYFEGSGPGFGITIVALCCLPLVSLLISGVVAYFRGQERKKLQRKGKESMKKEAAGDGLSAMEWPGPRERSYPITIQLLPDRCLQVLDRRLSVLRTIQLQPLQQVNLILSCNHGSRTLLLKIPKEYDLVLLFNSEEERGTFVQHLQDFCVNWTLGLNVAEMGENELFKKAVTKQQRACILEVFFRHLFAQVLDIDQADAGALPLDSSQKVREALTCELSRAEFAESLGLKPRDMFVESMFSLADKDGNGYLSFREFLDVLVVFMKGSPEDKSRLMFTMYDLDGNGFLSKDEFFTMMRSFIEISNNCLSKAQLAEVVESMFRESGFQDKQELTWEDFHFMLRDHDSELRRTQLCVKGGGGGVGDIFKPNISCRVSFITRTPGERSCPQGVQLPASEAPELGGPGLKKRFGKKAVVSAPRLYTEALQEKMQRGFVAQKLQQYKRFVENYRRHIVCIAVFSAICAGLFAERAYYYAFVSPPSGIAETTFVGIILSRGTAASVSFMFSYILLTMCRNLITFLRETFLNRYVPFDAAVDFHRWIAMAAVVLAILHSAGHVVNVYIFSVSPLSLLACIFPSVFVNDGSKLPQKFYWWFFQTVPGMTGVLLLLVLAIMYVFASHNFRRRSFRGFWLTHHLYILLYVLLIIHGSFALIQLPRFHIYFLVPALIYAGDKLVSLSRKKVEISVVKAELLPSGVTHLQFQRPQGFEYKSGQWVRIACLALGTNEYHPFTMTSAPHEDTLSLHIRAAGPWTTRLREIYSPQTGDSCAKYPKLYLDGPFGEGHQEWHKFEVSVLVGGGIGVTPFASILKDLVFKSSLGSQMLCKKIYFIWVTRTQRQFEWLADIIREVEENDHQDLVSVHIYITQLAEKFDLRTTMLYICERHFQKVLNRSLFTGLRSVTHFGRPPFEPFFNSLQEVHPKVRKIGVFSCGPPGMTKNVEKACQLINRRDQAHFVHHYENF, from the exons ATGCTCCGCTCAAGGCCAGAGGCACCGGTGCTTCTGGGAGCTCTGCTGACTGCACTCCTGGATCCAGCGG GCGGCCAGGACGCACTCTCACTGACCTGGGAAGTTCAGCGCTATGACGGCTGGTTCAACAACCTGAGGCACCACGAGCGTGGCGCTGCGG GCTCCCGACTGCAGCGCCTTGTACCAGCGAATTACGCAGACGGCGTGTATCAGGCTCTGGAGGAGCCGCTGCTGCCCAACCCACGCCGACTCAGCGACGCCGCCATGCGAGGCACAGCCGGGCAGCCATCCCGCCGCAATCGCACAGTGCTGGGGGTCTTCTTTG GCTACCACGTGCTCTCGGACCTGGTGAGCGTGGAAAAGCCTGGCTGCCCAGCCGAGTTCCTCAACATCCACATCCCGCCCGGAGATCCCGTGTTCGACCCAGACCAGCGCGGGGACGTCGTGCTGCCCTTCCAGAGGAGCCGCTGGGACCCCGAGACCGGACAGAGCCCCAGCAACCCCCGGGACCTG ACCAACGAGGTGACGGGCTGGCTGGACGGCAGCGCCATCTATGGCTCCTCGCACTCCTGGAGCGACGAGCTGCGGAGCTTCTCCGGGGGGCGGCTGGCGTCGGGGCCCGACCCCGCCTTCCCTCGGGACGCGCAGGACCCGCGGCTCATGTGGACGCCGCCCGACCCCGCCACGGGACAGCGCGGGCCCCGGGGGCTGTACG CCTTCGGGGCGGAGCGAGGGAACCGCGAGCCCTTCCTGCAGGCGCTGGGCCTGCTGTGGTTCCGCTACCACAACGTGTGGGCGCAGGAGCTGGCCCGCCAGCACCCGCTGTGGGGGGACGAGGAGCTGTTCCAGCACGCGCGCAAGAGGGTCATCGCCACCTACCAG AACATCGCCATGTATGAGTGGCTGCCCAGCTTCCTGCAGCAAACACCCCCAGCATACACAG gatACCGCCGTTTCCTGGACCCCAGCATCTCCCCAGAGTTCCTGGCAGCCTCTGAGCAGTTCTTTTCCACCATGGTGCCCCCTGGTGTCTACATGAG AAACGCCAGCTGTCATTTCCAGATGGTCAAGAACGAGGGTTTTGGCAGCTCCCAAGCTCTCAGAGTCTGCAATAGCTACTGGATTCGAGAG AACCCCAATCTGAACGATGCCCAGGCAGTGACTCAGCTGCTGCTGGGAATGGCCTCCCAGATTTCGGAGCTGGAGGACCATATAGTGGTTGAAGATCTGAGGG ATTACTGGCCTGGCCCTGCCAAGTTCTCCCGCACTGACTACGTGGCCAGCAGCATCCAACGTGGCCGAGATATGGGGCTTCCCAGCTATACCCAAGCCCTAGAAGCCTTGGGGTTGAAGACCCCACAGAATTGGAGTGACCTCAACCCCAATGTGGACCCTCAG GTGCTGGAGGCCACAGCTGCCCTGTACAGCCAGGACCTGTCCCGGCTGGAGCTACTCCCTGGGGGGCTCCTGGAGAGCCATGGGGACCCTGGACCTCTCTTCAAGGCCATCGTCCTTGATCAGTTTGTGCGACTGCGGGATGGCGACCGCTACTGGTTTGAGAACACCAGGAATGG GCTTTTCTCCATGGATGAAATTGGAAAAATCAGAAACACCACTCTTCGGGACGTGCTGGTGGCTGTCACCAATGTGAGCTCCAGTGTCCTGCAGCCCAATGTCTTTATCTGGCATGAAG GCGcgccctgccctcagccccagcaGCTCACAACCACAGACTTGCCCTCCTGTATGCCCCTGACCATGATCCATTACTTCGAGGGCAGTGGTCCTGGTTTTGGCATCACCATCGTGGCTCTCTGCTGTCTTCCGCTAG TGAGCCTGCTTATCTCTGGGGTGGTGGCCTATTTCCGGGGCCAAGAGCGCAAGAAGCTACAAAGGAAAGGCAAAGAGAGTATGAAGAAGGAAGCAGCTGGAGATGGATTGTCAG CGATGGAGTGGCCGGGCCCCAGGGAGAGGAGCTATCCCATCACCATCCAGCTCCTCCCAGACAGGTGCCTGCAGGTCCTGGACAGGCGTCTCTCTGTGCTCCGCACCATCCAGCTGCAGCCCCTACAGCAGGTCAACCTCATCCTGTCCTGCAACCATGGAAGCCGCACCCTGCTGCTCAAGATCCCGAAGGAGTATGACCTG GTGCTGCTTTTTAACTCGGAGGAGGAGCGAGGCACCTTCGTGCAGCATCTGCAGGACTTCTGTGTGAACTGGACTTTGGGCCTCAACGTGGCTGAGATGGGTGAGAATGAGCTGTTCAAAAAGGCTGTGACCAAGCAGCAGCGGGCCTGCATCTTGGAGGTCTTCTTCAGACACCTATTTGCCCAG GTGCTGGACATTGACCAGGCGGATGCAGGGGCCCTGCCCCTGGACTCATCACAGAAGGTGCGGGAGGCCCTGACTTGTGAGCTGAGCCGGGCCGAGTTTGCCGAGTCCCTGGGCCTCAAGCCCCGGGACATGTTTGTGGAGTCCATGTTCTCTCTGGCCGACAAGGATGGCAATGGCTACCTGTCCTTCCGGGAGTTCCTGGACGTCCTGGTGGTCTTCATGAAAG gcTCCCCAGAGGACAAGTCCCGCCTGATGTTCACCATGTACGACCTTGATGGGAATGGCTTCCTTTCCAAGGATGAGTTCTTCACCATGATGCG GTCCTTCATCGAGATCTCCAACAACTGCCTGTCCAAGGCCCAGCTGGCCGAGGTGGTGGAGTCCATGTTCCGGGAGTCAGGCTTCCAGGACAAGCAGGAGCTGACGTGGGAGGACTTCCACTTCATGCTGCGGGACCACGACAGCGAGCTCCGCCGCACACAGCTCTGTGTcaaaggtggaggtggag GTGTTGGAGACATCTTTAAACCAAACATCAGTTGTCGAGTCTCATTCATCACTCGGACTCCCGGGGAACG ctcctgccctcagggagtacAGCTCCCTGCTTCAGAAGCCCCAGAGCTGGGAGGCCCTGGGCTGAAGAAGAGATTTGGCAAAAA GGCAGTGGTGTCCGCTCCCCGGCTGTACACAGAGGCGCTGCAGGAGAAGATGCAGCGGGGCTTCGTGGCCCAGAAGCTGCAGCAGTACAAGCGCTTCGTGGAGAACTACCGGCGGCACATAGTGTGCATCGCAGTCTTCTCAGCCATCTGTGCCGGACTGTTTGCAGAGCGTGCTTACT ACTATGCCTTTGTCTCGCCACCCTCGGGCATCGCAGAGACCACCTTCGTGGGCATCATACTGTCGCGGGGCACGGCAGCCAGTGTCTCCTTCATGTTCTCCTACATCCTGCTCACCATGTGCCGCAACCTCATCACCTTCCTGCGAGAGACCTTCCTCAACCGCTACGTGCCCTTCGACGCAGCCGTGGACTTCCATCGCTGGATCGCCATGGCTGCCGTTGTCCTGGCCA TTCTGCACAGTGCTGGCCATGTGGTGAATGTCTACATCTTCTCTGTCAGCCCACTCAGCCTGCTGGCCTGCATCTTCCCCAGTGTCTTCGTGAATGATGG GTCCAAGCTTCCCCAGAAATTCTACTGGTGGTTCTTCCAGACAGTCCCAG GTATGACAGGAGTGCTTCTGCTATTGGTCCTGGCCATCATGTATGTCTTCGCCTCCCACAACTTCCGGCGCCGCAGTTTCCGAGGCTTCTGGTTGACCCACCACCTCTACATCCTGCTCTACGTGCTG CTAATCATCCACGGCAGCTTCGCTCTGATCCAGCTGCCCCGTTTCCACATCTACTTCCTGGTCCCAGCACTAATCTATGCGGGGGACAAGTTGGTGAGCCTGAGCCGGAAGAAGGTGGAGATCAGCGTGGTGAAGGCAGAGCTGCTGCCTTCAG GAGTGACACACCTGCAGTTCCAGCGGCCCCAAGGCTTCGAGTACAAGTCAGGACAGTGGGTGCGGATCGCCTGCCTGGCTCTGGGGACCAACGAGTACCACCCTTTCACAATGACTTCTGCGCCCCACGAGGACACGCTTAGCCTGCACATCCGGGCAGCAGGGCCCTGGACCACCCGCCTCAGGGAGATCTACTCGCCCCAGACGGGTGACAGCTGTGCCAAATATCCAAAG CTGTACCTTGATGGACCATTTGGAGAGGGCCACCAAGAGTGGCACAAGTTTGAGGTGTCAGTGCTAGTGGGAGGGGGCATTGGGGTCACCCCCTTTGCCTCCATCCTCAAGGACTTGGTCTTCAAGTCATCCTTGGGCAGCCAAATGCTCTGTAAAAAG ATCTACTTCATCTGGGTGACACGGACCCAGCGGCAGTTTGAGTGGCTGGCTGACATCATCCGGGAGGTGGAGGAGAATGACCACCAGGACCTGGTGTCCGTGCACATCTACATCACCCAGCTGGCTGAGAAGTTCGACCTCAGGACCACCATGCTG TACATCTGTGAGCGGCACTTCCAGAAGGTGCTGAACCGGAGTCTGTTCACGGGCCTGCGCTCCGTCACCCACTTTGGCCGCCCCCCCTTCGAGCCCTTCTTCAACTCCCTGCAGGAGGTCCACCCAAAG GTGCGGAAGATTGGAGTGTTCAGCTGTGGCCCTCCAGGGATGACCAAGAATGTAGAGAAGGCTTGTCAACTCATCAACAGGCGGGACCAGGCCCACTTCGTGCACCACTACGAGAACTTCTGA
- the DUOXA2 gene encoding dual oxidase maturation factor 2: MTLWNGVLPFYPQPRHVAGFNVPLLIVILVFLALAASFLLILPGIRGHSRWFWLVRVLLSLFIGAEIVAVHFSAEWSVGRVSTNTSYKAFSVARVRAHVGLHVGLEGINITLTGNPVQQLNETIDYNEQFIWRVGENYAEAYAEALEKGLPDPVLYLAEKFTPSSPCGVYRQYRLAGHYASATLWVAFCFWLLSNALLSMPVPLYGGLALLTTGAFALFSVFSFASISSVPLCQLRLGSSELTTHYGAAFWITLATGILCLLLGVAVVSLQYARPSALRTFLDGSVKDCDSQEKRSSPLILNNPLHKQFGALDLTMSTNL, from the exons ATGACTCTGTGGAACGGTGTGCTGCCTTTCTACCCTCAGCCCCGGCATGTTGCTGGCTTCAACGTCCCGCTACTCATCGTCATTCTGGTGTTCTTGGCCTTGGCTGCCAGCTTCCTACTCATCTTGCCTGGGATTCGTGGCCACTCG CGCTGGTTCTGGTTGGTGAGAGTGCTTCTCAGCCTGTTCATAGGTGCAGAAATTGTGG CCGTGCACTTCAGCGCAGAATGGTCAGTGGGAAGAGTTAGCACCAATACATCCTACAAAGCCTTCAGTGTGGCACGCGTCCGAGCCCACGTCGGTCTGCACGTGGGCCTAGAGGGTATTAATATTACACTCACAG GAAACCCAGTGCAGCAGCTGAACGAGACCATCGACTACAACGAGCAGTTCATCTGGCGTGTGGGCGAAAATTATGCTGAGGCGTACGcggaggccctggagaaggggcTGCCCGATCCCGTCCTCTACTTGGCGGAGAAGTTCACGCCGAGCAGCCCCTGCGGGGTTTACCGCCAGTACCGTCTCGCGGGACACTACGCCTCGGCGACGCTGTG GGTGGCGTTCTGCTTCTGGCTCCTTTCCAACGCGCTGCTCTCCATGCCGGTCCCACTCTACGGAGGTCTGGCTCTCCTGACCACCGGCGCCTTCGCACTCTTCTCCGTCTTCTCCTTCGCCTCCATCTCCAGCGTGCCGCTCTGCCAGCTCCGCCTCGGCTCCTCCGAGCTCACCACTCACTACGGTGCCGCCTTTTGGATCACGCTGGCGACCG GCATCCTGTGCCTCCTCCTCGGAGTGGCGGTGGTGAGTCTCCAGTACGCTCGGCCCAGCGCTCTTCGCACCTTCTTGGATGGAAGCGTCAAGGACTGCGATAGTCAGGAGAAAAGAAGCTCGCCTCTCATCCTCAACAACCCACTGCATAAGCAGTTCGGGGCCTTGGACTTAACCATGAGTACTAACCTGTGA